The following proteins come from a genomic window of Kitasatospora sp. NBC_01246:
- a CDS encoding mycothiol-dependent nitroreductase Rv2466c family protein, whose product MTTAAERKTADFWFDPACPWAWMTSRWLIEVQQLRPVDVNWHVMSLSVLNEHRDLPQDYRELLDSAWGPVRVCIAAAQQHGDEVLGRLYTELGTRFHNQGLPRTRETVEAALVAAGLPAGLADAADTDAYDEALRASHKEGITLVGEDVGTPVIAVEGADGERVAFFGPVVTPAPRGEAAARLWDGTLLVASTPGFYEIKRTRTAGPSFE is encoded by the coding sequence GTGACGACTGCCGCTGAGCGCAAGACCGCCGACTTCTGGTTCGACCCGGCCTGCCCGTGGGCCTGGATGACGTCCCGCTGGCTGATCGAGGTCCAGCAGCTGCGCCCGGTGGACGTGAACTGGCACGTGATGAGCCTGTCCGTGCTGAACGAGCACCGTGACCTCCCGCAGGACTACCGCGAGCTGCTGGACAGCGCCTGGGGTCCGGTCCGGGTCTGCATCGCCGCCGCCCAGCAGCACGGCGACGAGGTGCTCGGCCGGCTCTACACCGAGCTGGGCACCCGCTTCCACAACCAGGGCCTGCCCCGGACCCGCGAGACCGTCGAGGCGGCGCTGGTCGCGGCGGGCCTGCCGGCCGGGCTGGCGGACGCCGCCGACACGGACGCGTACGACGAGGCCCTGCGCGCCTCGCACAAGGAGGGCATCACCCTGGTCGGCGAGGACGTCGGCACCCCGGTGATCGCGGTCGAGGGCGCGGACGGCGAGCGGGTGGCCTTCTTCGGCCCGGTGGTCACCCCGGCCCCGCGCGGCGAGGCCGCCGCCCGGCTCTGGGACGGCACCCTGCTGGTCGCGTCGACCCCGGGCTTCTACGAGATCAAGCGCACCCGTACCGCGGGTCCGTCCTTCGAGTAG
- the pepN gene encoding aminopeptidase N, with product MPGKNLSRDEAQQRASILAVDSYQVRLDVTSAPDPAAATFRSTTTIAFRCDEPGASTFLDLLASAVRAVTLNGRALDPATAFDGARVHVDGLAAENLLVVDADCAYSRTGEGLHRFTDPVDGETYLYTHYEPADARRVFATFEQPDLKAPFSFTVTAPAAWDVRSNAVHEQVTDDGAARTWRFAPTQPISTYLTAVVAGPYHVATDHYSRTLADGTALEIPLAALCRKSLAPYFDSDEILGVTKLGLDFFHEEFDYPYPFGKYDQSFVPEYNIGAMENPGCVTFREEFIFRSKVTDAAYEGRANVILHEMAHMWFGDLVTMRWWDDLWLKESFADFMGSYALIGARTRYSSAWITFANQRKAWAYRQDQFPTTHPITADIRDLEDAKLNFDGITYAKGASVLKQLVAYVGSEAFFEGARRYFKRHAFGNTELADLLDILEETSGRDLKSWAAAWLQTAGVNSLTPQVTVDAEGRITELAVLQDAGNGSTLRPHRIAVGLYDRDAEGALVRTDRIELDVTGARTVVTEAAGRPRPALVLLNDDDLTYCKIRFDAESLETLRTGLGDLDDDLARALAWSAVWNLTRDGLMPARDYIALVLRFAGREANIGVLQSLHLQAKGAVDLYADPAWHGEGGRLLADGALRELRAAAPGSDHQLAWARFLAQTANGSEHLGLVRGLLAGTARIDGLDVDQELRWALWLALAAAGQASDEELAGELTADNTASGKRQYTQCLAARPTPEAKAAAWSAVIDSEELPNALVEANIAGFALPAHRDLTALYAAPYFKLLERIWSERTIEIAMRIVGGFFPHAQVGEETLAEADAWLAGHPEAAPALRRLVLERRDDLARALRARACDGV from the coding sequence GTGCCGGGCAAGAACCTGAGCCGCGACGAAGCCCAGCAGCGGGCCAGCATCCTGGCCGTGGACAGCTACCAGGTCCGGCTGGACGTGACCTCGGCCCCCGACCCGGCGGCCGCCACCTTCCGCTCCACCACCACGATCGCCTTCCGGTGCGACGAGCCGGGCGCCTCGACCTTCCTCGACCTGCTGGCGAGCGCCGTCCGTGCGGTCACCCTGAACGGCCGCGCGCTCGACCCGGCCACCGCCTTCGACGGCGCCCGGGTGCACGTCGACGGCCTCGCCGCGGAGAACCTCCTGGTGGTGGACGCCGACTGCGCGTACAGCCGCACCGGCGAGGGCCTGCACCGCTTCACCGACCCGGTGGACGGCGAGACCTACCTCTACACCCACTACGAGCCGGCCGACGCCCGCCGGGTGTTCGCCACCTTCGAGCAGCCCGACCTGAAGGCCCCGTTCTCCTTCACCGTCACCGCGCCCGCCGCCTGGGACGTCCGGTCCAACGCCGTGCACGAGCAGGTGACCGACGACGGCGCCGCCCGCACCTGGCGGTTCGCGCCGACGCAGCCGATCTCCACCTACCTCACCGCCGTCGTCGCCGGCCCGTACCACGTGGCCACCGACCACTACAGCCGCACGCTGGCCGACGGCACCGCCCTGGAGATCCCGCTCGCCGCGCTGTGCCGCAAGTCGCTCGCGCCCTACTTCGACTCCGACGAGATCCTCGGCGTCACCAAGCTCGGACTCGACTTCTTCCACGAGGAGTTCGACTACCCGTACCCCTTCGGCAAGTACGACCAGTCCTTCGTCCCCGAGTACAACATCGGCGCGATGGAGAACCCGGGCTGCGTCACCTTCCGCGAGGAGTTCATCTTCCGCTCGAAGGTCACCGACGCCGCCTACGAGGGCCGGGCCAACGTCATCCTGCACGAGATGGCGCACATGTGGTTCGGCGACCTGGTCACCATGCGCTGGTGGGACGACCTGTGGCTGAAGGAGTCCTTCGCCGACTTCATGGGCTCCTACGCGCTGATCGGCGCCCGCACCCGGTACTCCTCCGCCTGGATCACCTTCGCCAACCAGCGCAAGGCCTGGGCCTACCGCCAGGACCAGTTCCCGACCACGCACCCGATCACCGCGGACATCCGGGACCTGGAGGACGCCAAGCTCAACTTCGACGGCATCACCTACGCCAAGGGCGCTTCGGTGCTCAAGCAGCTGGTGGCGTACGTCGGTTCGGAGGCCTTCTTCGAGGGCGCCCGCCGCTACTTCAAGCGGCACGCCTTCGGCAACACCGAACTCGCCGACCTGCTGGACATCCTGGAGGAGACCAGCGGCCGCGACCTCAAGTCCTGGGCCGCCGCCTGGCTGCAGACCGCCGGCGTCAACTCGCTGACCCCGCAGGTCACCGTGGACGCGGAGGGCCGGATCACCGAGCTCGCCGTCCTCCAGGACGCCGGCAACGGCAGCACCCTGCGCCCGCACCGGATCGCCGTCGGCCTCTACGACCGGGACGCCGAGGGCGCGCTGGTGCGCACCGACCGGATCGAGCTGGACGTCACCGGCGCACGCACCGTCGTCACCGAGGCCGCCGGCCGGCCCCGGCCCGCCCTGGTGCTGCTGAACGACGACGACCTGACCTACTGCAAGATCCGCTTCGACGCCGAGTCGCTGGAGACGCTGCGCACCGGCCTCGGCGACCTCGACGACGACCTGGCCCGGGCGCTCGCCTGGTCCGCCGTGTGGAACCTGACCCGGGACGGCCTGATGCCGGCCCGCGACTACATCGCCCTGGTGCTGCGCTTCGCCGGGCGGGAGGCCAACATCGGTGTGCTGCAGTCGCTGCACCTCCAGGCCAAGGGCGCCGTCGACCTCTACGCCGACCCGGCCTGGCACGGCGAGGGCGGCCGGCTGCTGGCCGACGGCGCGCTGCGCGAGCTGCGCGCCGCGGCCCCCGGCAGCGACCACCAGCTGGCCTGGGCGCGCTTCCTGGCGCAGACCGCGAACGGCTCCGAGCACCTGGGCCTGGTCCGCGGCCTGCTGGCCGGCACCGCCCGGATCGACGGGCTGGACGTCGACCAGGAGCTGCGCTGGGCGCTCTGGCTGGCGCTGGCCGCGGCCGGCCAGGCCTCGGACGAGGAGCTGGCCGGGGAGCTGACGGCCGACAACACCGCGAGCGGCAAGCGCCAGTACACCCAGTGCCTGGCCGCCCGGCCGACTCCGGAGGCCAAGGCCGCCGCCTGGTCCGCCGTGATCGACTCGGAGGAGCTGCCCAACGCGCTGGTCGAGGCCAACATCGCCGGCTTCGCGCTGCCCGCGCACCGCGACCTGACCGCGCTCTACGCGGCGCCGTACTTCAAGCTGCTGGAGCGGATCTGGTCGGAGCGGACCATCGAGATCGCGATGCGGATCGTCGGCGGCTTCTTCCCGCACGCCCAGGTCGGCGAGGAGACGCTGGCCGAGGCGGACGCCTGGCTGGCCGGCCACCCGGAGGCGGCGCCGGCGCTGCGCCGGCTGGTGCTGGAGCGCCGGGACGACCTGGCCCGGGCCCTGCGGGCGCGGGCCTGCGACGGCGTCTGA
- a CDS encoding biotin transporter BioY: protein MATATTPTATTSILSRGVLADLLPAASGRFGAQARDLVLVTGGAALTGLAAQFSVTVHGSPVPVTGQTFAALLVGTALGARRGIASLGLYLLAGMAGLPWFAEGASGWSIPTLGYMIGFVLAAALTGALARRGADRTPLNTAATMALGTLAIYAVGVPYLAFSLGVPLSRAAELGLYPYLVGDALKAVLAAGVLPLAWKLLGRR, encoded by the coding sequence ATGGCCACTGCCACCACCCCGACTGCCACCACGTCGATACTGAGCCGCGGCGTCCTCGCCGACCTGCTGCCCGCCGCGTCCGGCCGGTTCGGCGCCCAGGCCCGCGACCTCGTCCTGGTGACCGGCGGCGCGGCCCTCACCGGTCTGGCCGCCCAGTTCTCGGTGACCGTCCACGGCTCCCCGGTGCCGGTCACCGGCCAGACCTTCGCCGCGCTGCTGGTCGGCACCGCGCTCGGCGCCCGCCGCGGGATCGCCTCGCTCGGCCTCTACCTGCTGGCCGGCATGGCGGGCCTGCCCTGGTTCGCCGAGGGCGCCTCCGGCTGGTCGATCCCCACCCTCGGCTACATGATCGGCTTCGTCCTGGCCGCCGCCCTCACCGGCGCGCTGGCCCGCCGGGGCGCCGACCGCACCCCGCTGAACACCGCCGCCACGATGGCGCTCGGCACCCTCGCCATCTACGCCGTCGGCGTGCCGTACCTCGCCTTCTCGCTGGGTGTCCCGCTGTCCCGCGCCGCCGAGCTCGGCCTCTACCCGTACCTGGTCGGCGACGCGCTGAAGGCCGTCCTCGCGGCCGGCGTCCTGCCGCTCGCCTGGAAGCTGCTCGGCAGGCGCTGA
- a CDS encoding ribose-5-phosphate isomerase, with translation MRVYLGSDHAGYELKNHLVEWLKEAGHEPVDCGPHIYDAADDYPPFCLRAAERTAADPEALGVVIGGSGNGEAIAANKVKGVRAALAWSEQTASLGREHNNANVISVGGRMHTQEEATRFVEVFLNTPYSGDARHTRRITMLSEYEVTGELPPIPAHHPQG, from the coding sequence ATGCGCGTGTACCTGGGCTCGGACCATGCCGGATACGAACTGAAGAACCACCTCGTGGAGTGGCTCAAGGAGGCCGGCCACGAGCCGGTCGACTGCGGGCCGCACATCTACGACGCGGCCGACGACTACCCCCCGTTCTGCCTGCGCGCCGCCGAGCGCACCGCGGCGGACCCGGAGGCGCTGGGCGTCGTGATCGGCGGTTCGGGCAACGGCGAGGCGATCGCCGCCAACAAGGTCAAGGGCGTCCGCGCGGCGCTGGCCTGGAGCGAGCAGACCGCCTCGCTCGGCCGCGAGCACAACAACGCCAACGTGATCTCCGTCGGCGGCCGGATGCACACCCAGGAGGAGGCGACCCGCTTCGTCGAGGTCTTCCTCAACACCCCGTACAGCGGCGACGCCCGGCACACCCGCCGGATCACGATGCTGAGCGAGTACGAGGTCACCGGCGAGCTCCCGCCGATCCCGGCCCACCACCCGCAGGGCTGA
- a CDS encoding PP2C family protein-serine/threonine phosphatase: MAGRPPGETPQTTATRPGAATAPDPVTARLRKKLRRVRRRLRTAGVDYFRGGAADWPVLCVLALLVPLLILLNIWIPAWVPPTSLVLPILAAALLLRPGSLVVLYALAALGLSAESVIHTGQRVASADPDAYTYGVTPGAALVVGAAGVGGLLLAQFRSRVGVPWWGGSTMLFDLRERLRVQSRVPELPDGWHADMALRPAGGQSFSGDFVVAARTGPAQRVLEVVLADVSGKGMDAGSRALLLSGAFGGLVGSLPAHDFLPAANGYLLRQSWEEGFATAVHLVLDLDTGEYELLSAGHLPGMQRLAGAGRWEIKETTEGPLLGIYDGAKFEGVRGRLNRGDVLMLCTDGMVEAPGRDLSDGMDRLMGEADRLVPGGGPGAGAGAAARLIETVARDINDDRAVLLLWRD, encoded by the coding sequence ATGGCTGGCAGACCGCCGGGCGAAACGCCCCAGACGACTGCGACGAGGCCCGGCGCCGCCACGGCGCCCGACCCCGTGACGGCCCGGTTGCGCAAGAAGCTCCGCCGGGTCCGCCGAAGGCTGCGCACCGCCGGTGTCGACTACTTCCGCGGCGGCGCCGCCGACTGGCCGGTGCTCTGCGTGCTGGCCCTGCTCGTCCCGCTGCTGATCCTGCTCAACATCTGGATCCCCGCCTGGGTCCCGCCCACCTCTCTGGTCCTGCCGATCCTGGCCGCCGCCCTGCTGCTGCGCCCCGGCAGCCTGGTGGTGCTCTACGCGCTGGCCGCGCTCGGCCTCTCCGCCGAGTCCGTGATCCACACCGGCCAGCGGGTCGCCAGCGCCGATCCGGACGCCTACACCTACGGCGTCACCCCCGGCGCCGCCCTGGTGGTCGGCGCGGCCGGGGTCGGCGGCCTGCTGCTGGCCCAGTTCCGCAGCCGGGTCGGCGTCCCCTGGTGGGGCGGTTCCACGATGCTCTTCGACCTGCGCGAGCGGCTGCGGGTGCAGAGCCGCGTCCCGGAGCTGCCGGACGGCTGGCACGCCGACATGGCGCTGCGTCCGGCCGGCGGGCAGTCCTTCTCCGGGGACTTCGTGGTCGCCGCCCGGACCGGCCCCGCCCAGCGGGTGCTGGAGGTGGTCCTGGCGGACGTCTCGGGCAAGGGCATGGACGCCGGTTCGCGGGCCCTGCTGCTCTCCGGCGCCTTCGGCGGCCTGGTCGGCTCGCTGCCCGCGCACGACTTCCTGCCCGCCGCCAACGGCTACCTGCTCCGCCAGTCCTGGGAGGAGGGCTTCGCCACCGCCGTCCACCTGGTCCTCGACCTGGACACGGGGGAGTACGAGCTCCTCTCGGCGGGCCACCTGCCCGGGATGCAGCGGCTCGCGGGCGCCGGGCGCTGGGAGATCAAGGAGACCACCGAGGGTCCGCTGCTCGGCATCTACGACGGTGCCAAGTTCGAGGGCGTGCGGGGCCGGCTCAACCGCGGCGACGTCCTGATGCTCTGCACCGACGGCATGGTCGAGGCGCCCGGCCGGGACCTCTCGGACGGGATGGACCGGCTGATGGGCGAGGCCGACCGGCTGGTCCCCGGCGGCGGTCCCGGCGCCGGCGCGGGCGCTGCCGCCCGGCTGATCGAGACGGTCGCCCGGGACATCAATGACGACCGCGCCGTCCTGCTGCTCTGGCGCGACTGA
- a CDS encoding glycoside hydrolase family 18 protein yields MRMISRTAAFIAAATVAAALAAPTAQAHDRDHGPKLKGQRVGYFTQWGADSSAKRVQESGQAEKLTVINYAFGNVSAEGTCFESNEAGQGDALNDYQRPFSAADSVDGVADRPGQKLKGHFNQLRKLKAENPRLKTVISLGGWSWSKYFSDAAATEESRRKFVSSCVDLYIKGNLPQLGTAEGGKGVAAGVFDGIDLDWEYPGGGGDAGNVVRPEDGRNFTLLVQEFRRQLDQLSGRRGPHYLLTAAVAANETVAARLDLPALSRSMDWLNLMTYDLHGPWEGTGPAAHHANLYSDPKDPSPLQRSADKAVDYYTQHGLPGSQTVLGVPFYAHGWTGVAAGKQGGLYQPATAATADFTYNEVSRLPGKVYTDRDHGASWKYDGTNFYSYDNAEVLTQKARYTRWNDLAGVMVWSLDGDDADGSALAALDRGLQRG; encoded by the coding sequence ATGCGCATGATCAGTCGCACCGCCGCCTTCATCGCCGCCGCCACGGTGGCCGCCGCCCTCGCGGCCCCCACGGCCCAGGCCCACGACCGTGACCACGGCCCGAAGCTGAAGGGGCAGCGGGTCGGCTACTTCACCCAGTGGGGCGCCGACAGCTCCGCGAAGCGGGTGCAGGAGTCCGGTCAGGCCGAGAAGCTCACCGTCATCAACTACGCCTTCGGCAACGTCTCCGCCGAGGGCACCTGCTTCGAGTCCAACGAGGCCGGCCAGGGCGACGCCCTGAACGACTACCAGCGCCCGTTCTCCGCCGCCGACTCGGTGGACGGCGTCGCCGACCGCCCGGGCCAGAAGCTCAAGGGCCACTTCAACCAGCTGCGCAAGCTCAAGGCCGAGAACCCGCGGCTCAAGACGGTGATCTCGCTCGGCGGGTGGAGCTGGTCCAAGTACTTCTCGGACGCCGCCGCCACCGAGGAGTCCCGCCGGAAGTTCGTCTCCTCCTGCGTCGACCTGTACATCAAGGGCAACCTGCCCCAGCTCGGCACCGCCGAGGGTGGCAAGGGCGTCGCGGCCGGCGTCTTCGACGGCATCGACCTCGACTGGGAGTACCCGGGCGGCGGCGGTGACGCCGGCAACGTGGTGCGCCCCGAGGACGGCCGCAACTTCACCCTGCTGGTGCAGGAGTTCCGTCGCCAGCTGGACCAGCTCAGCGGCCGCAGGGGGCCGCACTACCTGCTGACCGCGGCGGTGGCCGCCAACGAGACCGTCGCCGCCCGGCTGGACCTGCCGGCGCTCTCGCGCTCGATGGACTGGCTCAACCTGATGACCTACGACCTGCACGGCCCGTGGGAGGGCACCGGCCCGGCCGCCCACCACGCCAACCTGTACTCCGACCCCAAGGACCCGTCGCCGCTGCAGCGCAGTGCGGACAAGGCGGTCGACTACTACACCCAGCACGGCCTGCCGGGCTCCCAGACCGTGCTCGGCGTGCCGTTCTACGCCCACGGCTGGACCGGGGTGGCGGCCGGCAAGCAGGGCGGCCTGTACCAGCCGGCCACCGCGGCCACCGCCGACTTCACCTACAACGAGGTCTCCCGGCTGCCCGGCAAGGTCTACACCGACCGTGACCACGGCGCGTCCTGGAAGTACGACGGCACCAACTTCTACAGCTACGACAACGCCGAGGTGCTCACCCAGAAGGCCCGCTACACCCGGTGGAACGACCTTGCCGGGGTGATGGTCTGGTCGCTGGACGGCGACGACGCCGACGGCAGCGCGCTCGCCGCCCTGGACCGCGGCCTCCAGCGCGGCTGA
- a CDS encoding DUF6348 family protein encodes MARFGQEFTVDGEVVRGPGTTAVAVREHPGIDGAGHVDLGFVLRLGRADAPVVWDCSAGLGKTEEEKLDNAVRMWATTTAAALVELRERRGEYADHADHAELPGWHAVQGPAAVFGFGNERLAGWLAEHRVLPALAPALLPDLAGRQLNGVKLFLGGKSGDDVAEVRVNGEVSEAASAALRALDWPRGERLCWARLFVLLTAPDTAVVTTAPTGVAAPVTVRPRTLAAARARGLFARWRQARRADR; translated from the coding sequence ATGGCACGCTTCGGGCAGGAATTCACCGTCGACGGCGAGGTGGTGCGCGGTCCGGGCACCACCGCGGTGGCCGTCCGGGAGCACCCCGGCATCGACGGCGCCGGCCACGTCGACCTGGGCTTCGTGCTGCGGCTGGGCCGGGCGGACGCGCCGGTGGTCTGGGACTGCTCGGCCGGCCTCGGCAAGACCGAGGAGGAGAAGCTCGACAACGCGGTGCGGATGTGGGCGACCACCACCGCGGCGGCGCTGGTCGAACTGCGGGAACGCCGCGGCGAGTACGCCGACCACGCCGATCACGCGGAACTGCCCGGCTGGCACGCCGTACAGGGGCCGGCGGCGGTGTTCGGCTTCGGCAACGAACGGCTGGCCGGCTGGCTGGCGGAGCACCGGGTGCTGCCCGCCCTGGCGCCCGCGCTGCTGCCGGACCTGGCCGGGCGGCAGTTGAACGGGGTGAAGCTCTTCCTCGGCGGCAAGTCGGGGGACGACGTCGCCGAGGTCCGGGTCAACGGCGAGGTGTCGGAGGCCGCGTCGGCGGCGCTGCGCGCGCTGGACTGGCCGCGCGGCGAACGGCTCTGCTGGGCACGGCTGTTCGTGCTGCTGACGGCCCCGGACACGGCGGTGGTGACGACCGCGCCGACGGGCGTGGCGGCGCCCGTCACGGTTCGGCCGCGGACCCTGGCGGCGGCCCGGGCCCGCGGGCTGTTCGCCCGCTGGCGGCAGGCCAGACGGGCCGACCGGTGA
- a CDS encoding DUF6197 family protein — MPRTDLTPAPPLLTPDGTGLVAEIEAYLATLPAPARTPAPYLRPPYVCPLGSTVQPWHAGHPSPRATLLDRALRRPPRPVPVSAAEHLRLASRYIGAAGWLQGAMWDGAGRVCLLGAQAAVLAHGYGTPDTVRTARTQLMEVLHATGRPAASPDEYNDRPTTRQADVHQLLDRAAARAGRLGL; from the coding sequence ATGCCCCGCACCGACCTGACGCCCGCTCCGCCGCTGCTCACCCCGGACGGCACCGGCCTGGTCGCCGAGATCGAGGCGTACCTCGCCACGCTGCCCGCTCCGGCGCGCACTCCGGCGCCCTACCTCCGGCCGCCGTACGTCTGCCCGCTCGGCTCGACCGTGCAGCCGTGGCACGCCGGCCACCCCTCGCCCCGGGCCACGCTGCTGGACCGCGCGCTGCGCCGGCCGCCCCGTCCGGTGCCGGTGAGCGCCGCCGAGCACCTGCGGCTGGCCTCCCGCTACATCGGCGCGGCCGGCTGGCTGCAGGGCGCGATGTGGGACGGCGCCGGCCGGGTCTGCCTGCTCGGCGCCCAGGCCGCCGTCCTCGCCCACGGCTACGGGACCCCGGACACCGTCCGCACCGCCCGGACGCAGCTGATGGAGGTGCTGCACGCCACCGGCCGGCCCGCGGCCTCCCCGGACGAGTACAACGACCGGCCCACCACCCGGCAGGCCGACGTCCACCAGCTGCTCGACCGGGCGGCGGCCCGCGCCGGACGGCTCGGCCTCTGA
- a CDS encoding amino acid permease translates to MARTSAPTAPGTTSTAEAPAGGQQLSHGLKQRHLSMIALGGVIGAGLFVGSGAGIAAAGPAIILAFTLSGLLVMLIMRMLGEMSAARPASGSFSVHAEKEIGPWAGITAGWMYWVMLCCGVAAEATAAGKIVNGWVPGVSAWVWVGLFMVFFCASNLTAVKNFGEFEFWFATIKVAAIVAFLVIGTLGVTGVLGPGAPGTTNLTGQGGFLPTGVSGLIVGLLASVFAYGGLETVTIAAAESDDPKRNVANAVRTAVWRIAIFYIGSMALVVTLVSWKDPSVVENGPYVTVLQHLGVPGAGTIMEAVVLIALLSAMNANIYGSSRMAYSLVSRGQGPKALARVSGGVPRLAVVASCLFGFGAVLASKFWPDTVFTWLMNTTGVAILVVWFFICVVQLRMRRRLEREAPELLTVRMWGFPYLTWVAMAAVVGILALMTTTEGNRQQLYAAGVLVALLIGAGLLKQRRDAAAAR, encoded by the coding sequence ATGGCCCGTACCTCCGCGCCCACGGCGCCCGGGACGACCTCCACCGCCGAAGCACCGGCCGGCGGGCAGCAGCTCTCGCACGGTCTGAAGCAGCGCCACCTCTCGATGATCGCGCTCGGCGGGGTCATCGGCGCCGGCCTCTTCGTCGGCTCCGGGGCGGGCATCGCGGCGGCCGGACCCGCCATCATCCTGGCGTTCACCCTCTCCGGCCTGCTGGTCATGCTGATCATGCGGATGCTCGGCGAGATGTCGGCGGCCCGCCCGGCCTCCGGCTCGTTCTCGGTGCACGCCGAGAAGGAGATCGGCCCGTGGGCCGGGATCACCGCCGGCTGGATGTACTGGGTGATGCTCTGCTGCGGCGTCGCGGCCGAGGCCACCGCCGCCGGCAAGATCGTCAACGGCTGGGTCCCCGGCGTCTCCGCCTGGGTCTGGGTCGGCCTCTTCATGGTCTTCTTCTGCGCCAGCAACCTCACCGCGGTGAAGAACTTCGGCGAGTTCGAGTTCTGGTTCGCCACCATCAAGGTCGCCGCGATCGTCGCCTTCCTGGTGATCGGCACGCTGGGCGTCACCGGGGTGCTCGGCCCCGGCGCTCCCGGCACCACCAACCTCACCGGCCAGGGCGGCTTCCTGCCCACCGGCGTCAGCGGCCTGATCGTCGGCCTGCTCGCCTCGGTCTTCGCCTACGGCGGCCTGGAGACCGTCACCATCGCCGCCGCCGAGTCCGACGACCCCAAGCGCAACGTCGCCAACGCGGTGCGCACGGCGGTCTGGCGCATCGCGATCTTCTACATCGGCTCGATGGCCCTGGTCGTCACGCTGGTCTCCTGGAAGGACCCGTCGGTCGTCGAGAACGGCCCCTACGTGACCGTCCTGCAGCACCTGGGCGTGCCCGGCGCCGGCACCATCATGGAGGCCGTGGTGCTGATCGCCCTGCTCTCCGCGATGAACGCCAACATCTACGGCTCCTCCCGGATGGCGTACTCGCTGGTCTCCCGCGGCCAGGGCCCGAAGGCGCTGGCCAGGGTCAGCGGCGGGGTGCCGCGACTGGCCGTGGTCGCCTCCTGCCTGTTCGGCTTCGGCGCCGTGCTGGCCTCCAAGTTCTGGCCCGACACCGTCTTCACCTGGCTGATGAACACCACCGGCGTCGCCATCCTGGTGGTCTGGTTCTTCATCTGCGTCGTCCAGCTGCGGATGCGCCGCCGGCTGGAACGCGAGGCGCCCGAGCTGCTCACCGTCCGGATGTGGGGCTTCCCGTACCTGACCTGGGTGGCGATGGCCGCCGTGGTCGGCATCCTGGCGCTGATGACCACCACCGAGGGCAACCGGCAGCAGCTGTACGCGGCCGGCGTGCTCGTCGCGCTGCTGATCGGAGCCGGCCTGCTCAAGCAGCGCCGGGACGCCGCAGCGGCCCGCTAG